A stretch of DNA from Perca flavescens isolate YP-PL-M2 chromosome 11, PFLA_1.0, whole genome shotgun sequence:
CATCACATTACCTTTACTTTGTACTCCACCCTTGGAGCGTTCTAcatccccctgctgctcatactCATCCTCTACTACAAAATCTATCGGGCCGCTCAGACCCTGTATATGCGCAGGGAGGCCAGCCGGGCCAGCCGTCACTCATGCATGACTAATGGGAGCATGATCCCATCATCCTACCCTGCTGGAGATGGTGATGGCGATGGGGGACCTCGAAGTCCAGAGCCCATAAGCCCACCAGAAAAGTCTTTCTCTGAACCCTCAACTGAGGAGCCTCCACGTGAACGAGTGCGTGTATCGGTAAAGGCTTTCCATTGCAAGTCACGCCGGCATGAGTCACGTAGTGAGTCACGTAGTGATTCACGTAGTGAATCACGTCGGAGCCAGTTTTACCAAGGACCACGGATCTCAGGCTCACGGGAGCGCAAAGCGGCATCAACGTTGGGGTTGATAATAGGGGCCTTTGTCATCTGTTGGTTGCCATTTTTTGTCAAGGaggtgattgttaacacctgcAGTTCTTGTAGTACTTCGATGGAGATGGCTGACTTTCTGACATGGTTGGGCTACCTCAACTCGCTAATCAACCCCCTCATCTACACCATCTTTAATGAAGACTTTAAAAAAGCTTTCCAAAGACTTGTTAGGTGCAGTCATTACCTCTGATCGTTACAATTGTGCATGATCATACCCATAAACCACCACACGTACACATGTAACTGGCCGGAGGTCAGAGAGT
This window harbors:
- the htr1fa gene encoding 5-hydroxytryptamine receptor 1F, with the protein product MDFPSYTEGVFATNSSGNDSLETTKLPPSKILLSLTLSVLAILTTFFNCLVITAIAVTRKLHHPANYLICSLAVTDLLVAVLVMPFSIMYIQKETWHMGQVVCTIWLSVDITCCTCSILHLAAIAIDRYRAITDAVEYSRKRTGARAGAMVAVVWLLSILISLPPLIWRHYSGDAEQEDQCIMMHHHITFTLYSTLGAFYIPLLLILILYYKIYRAAQTLYMRREASRASRHSCMTNGSMIPSSYPAGDGDGDGGPRSPEPISPPEKSFSEPSTEEPPRERVRVSVKAFHCKSRRHESRSESRSDSRSESRRSQFYQGPRISGSRERKAASTLGLIIGAFVICWLPFFVKEVIVNTCSSCSTSMEMADFLTWLGYLNSLINPLIYTIFNEDFKKAFQRLVRCSHYL